The following is a genomic window from Sulfuricurvum sp..
AGAAAAGATTTTGTGACTGAGAGTTAAAGAAATTATCCCATCCTCCGTACAATTCCAAATGCTTTAACATTTGATATCGAACCTGTGCTTTAAAGTGGGGATTACTTCCTCGTACATCATTAATCGCATTCCAATCAAACGCTTCAGCAGAGAATTTAATCTTATCATGATTCATAAAATAATCGATTCCTACCCCACCGGTCGATTCAATCGCACCGAAACGCAACAATGTGTTATCAAAGCGTTTTCCATAGAGTGCCGTAATGTAATGCTTCCCTTTTATATGTGTTCCCGGAGGTTGAACGTAATAGTTTGAGTAATCATCGGTACTGATTAAATCAAGTATATAATAGGTGTTTGGATTCGGTAAATAGGTGGCTCCTAAATAAATTTTTGCGTATCCATCACGCATCATATAGTCGGTATTCATGGCAACTTGTAATTCGCTGGTAGTGAAAGTTGAGAGAAGAGTATCCACTTTCTCAAACGCATTTTCGGCACTTTTGAAAAAACTTCCTGCCGAATCAATCGTATTTTTAATTCCGCTACGATTTTCAGTCAAAATCGTTGTTACGTTGTCTTCGATGTCATTAAACTTATCAATCGATTCAGGAAGGGTGTGTTCCAATGAGCCGCTGATATTGTCCATACGGGTCGTCAATGAGTTGATTCGTGCCATAATTGTCGGAAGGTCTTTGTTGACCGTATCGGCTGTTTGGGAAAAACCTTCAGACATTGTTTTAAAATTAGCAATTGCCGAATGTAAATCGTCACGGTTATCCACTATCACCCCATCCAAATTTACCCCAACATTACGAAAGGCAACAATAGCTTCTTGAATCGCTTTGCGGTGTTCATCATCAAGAGTGGAACGAAAATCTTTCAATAAAAGTTCTAACTCTTTAGCGGCAGCATTGACAGAATCGCTGGTTTGATCAAACGAAGCATACCGTTTAGACTGCACAAGGGTACTCCCCTCATGAAGCATTGCCGTCGAGTCACCAACGATGATATTAATAACCTTAGCCCCTAGCAACGACTCTTGAGCAACAACTACCGATGA
Proteins encoded in this region:
- a CDS encoding MlaD family protein, whose amino-acid sequence is MKLEAKIGMFVVTALVALLLLSTQVTSFGKWGQKGYTLEAYIEDASGIEKGTHVSMNGVLVGEVQAISIEGKRVRLTLSINETVKIPDDSSVVVAQESLLGAKVINIIVGDSTAMLHEGSTLVQSKRYASFDQTSDSVNAAAKELELLLKDFRSTLDDEHRKAIQEAIVAFRNVGVNLDGVIVDNRDDLHSAIANFKTMSEGFSQTADTVNKDLPTIMARINSLTTRMDNISGSLEHTLPESIDKFNDIEDNVTTILTENRSGIKNTIDSAGSFFKSAENAFEKVDTLLSTFTTSELQVAMNTDYMMRDGYAKIYLGATYLPNPNTYYILDLISTDDYSNYYVQPPGTHIKGKHYITALYGKRFDNTLLRFGAIESTGGVGIDYFMNHDKIKFSAEAFDWNAINDVRGSNPHFKAQVRYQMLKHLELYGGWDNFFNSQSQNLFFGLGVRFIDNDIKYLSGASSLAR